The following is a genomic window from Plasmodium berghei ANKA genome assembly, chromosome: 9.
tatttataaatatatatatatatatatatatttatcccCTACTAATTTCGACATAAAATTACTTTCAATTGTTATACTTTTTCAAGtttcttatttatttttctattttattttccccTTTTTGTTGTATAACTTGTTTCTtatttactattattatgttggaattattattctatATGTACATACACTTTTACGTGCacactttttatttcaccTGCACTgttcataaataaatgtacaTGCATAATTGTGTATACATGTATTAAACCACTTTGCTGTATAACCAATATTtgtgttataaaaaaaataaatattctttGATTTTTACTCGCTCTTTCTCTTTATTCCTTTCTTTCTTATCAAATtaaatgtgaaaaatatttataaaaacaacAATTCatgttatttaaaaataaaatatttttcaaaataaatattaataatctatacaatatagataaaaaaaaatcaatatAAGTATAGATAAGATAGaacaaaaacaataataataaatctgAGATTACAAAATTGATTCTTCAtttgtttgtttattttttgataatatgtttattttatttttttgggaATTTTGCTCGCATTCctatattacatttttttactgTCATTGCCCATAACcacaatattattataaaaatatatcatttcatattaacaatgaaataaaaaaatctgttaatttttaataatatatttacacaatgtattttatatataatgtttgtatatatatcatatctACAAgacttattttatatatttttttaaagtagCACTGCTATTTCTTAGTTCTTATGTGTCTATTATATGAAAtccaaattaaaaattcaaacCCAAAATgtatttcatatattattagtatttataaaatatatactgATGGGGGCCTGCTCAAATTTtgattaattattttcttataatgtgttataattaatataaattttttttttctgtattttattattattattttgacgacttgattttataaaaaaacggcgtttccctttttattttatttttttgatatattcCTTCtcgataaaaaaataaaaaaaaaatatataatatactgctttaatttttcaaaaatattttcacttttattgttctatattaattatatttatggggtatatattttaatttctgaaaaaaaaaaatattattcttCTACATACTTGCATTTCATTACAgtgaaaaatatagaaaaacaaagtatttttaatttataaaatattgcatatatataaaggtgatatattattttatcgtTAACtgataaaacaaaatatttttaattttagaaTCAACTGTTAAAAAAGAGAACGCCATCACGAAAAAGcgattattaaaaaaattattaattacataattttatattaaatatatactaaaaatttatgggaatacaaataaatgctatttattaatttttagtaaataaaattataaaagcttatcaaaaaaaaaaatattaatatacgcgcttaatattaattttaaaattaatttacaagcatatatatatatattatatatatagcatTAATTACatttactatatttttatataccttttcaatattaaaaatattatggttgtatacaaatttttatataattaaaattttaatctcattcttttatttattgttaatataataatttccaATAGtaagaatattttttttaaaataaaatcagaataagtataatataaagcggtatttattaattttacaaTACTTTGTCAAAGTAGACTAAAtgctattattatataaaaataaaaaatatttcgaTTTATGAGCTTATAGAAAGGTTgatgattatatataatgttatgtgttatatatgttttgcTTTGTTAAGTGATAAATTTGTAACATTTTTCGAgctatttaatatatataaaaataaatatttcattaaaaataaatgaaaaataacataACAAAAGGAGGACAAGTTTCTATACATATTTCCATACAACGTTATAATTCTTCTTCcatttattattcacatttttttcatggATTTGTTTGCGGAACagcaattatatatatataggtTATGTGATtgttacatatattttgtataatatgtcgtttaaaaaaatatcatgattcctctttatatttattcagCATTGTATAccaaaaacataaaaaaattgatatatacatgtgctttttatataacaataagtttatacaaaaaaggGAAGTTAATATtagttaaaatatataaagtatgattataaaattatatggcaaatgaatatatacatacatgaAATATGCTAATAGTTAATAAGCATGTAAATATTCAAGCATGCTCAAAATACaattctttaattttacaaaacTATGTTAAAGGTATTGGCTATCATAAAGCCTACGTTACACAACTagcgaaaaaaaaaaaaataaaaaaaaaatataaaaaaaaataataaaaatggggaaaacaaaataaatatatttagaaatatagaaaatttgatgaatataaatattccaTACATAATAAGATAATATTTAGTTTGCTAAAAtaagtttatattttaaaccCTGAAACAGTATATGTTTTttccttattttttagtgtgcacataaatttttaaacacTAAAGTGTGTGAaagtgaaataaaaaagataagATACTTTTAcattactaaaaaaaacaaaaataaatcgttttaattttttcaattatgttatttatgttttcttttaaaaaatggcCATTATTATGCttgcattatttttacacaatttttacattatttttttgtaatacatttttactTGTGTAATTATAACACGGTATCCATGTATATTTCCTAAAAACATTTGCctatatatggatatatattatgtatataataaatgggAAAAGATAATTGAAGAAAAATGTGAATAAcgcatttatttataagaaTTAGATTTTAACCTTAACTGcattgttatattatttatgtctAATTTGtgctaataaaataatttacactttataaaatttaaatgaacAATATGCGCTTAGCACATTCATGAGATTGTAGTATTTACAATATCTATTAAAAGGAAAggaaacaaataaaaaaaaaaataagaaaacaaataaacaGTGGTTATTATTTGTCACTCAGTTTATATTAACCTTAAGAGGAATCTCATAGAATTACCTTTTTTTTGACATAAATGCAAAATGATTTCTAAAAGTGAAATTGATAAATTCTTGTTAACTATTGgtaaaatacatatatgcacattttTGTGTAGTTAAATGAGATACGATTAAATgcttttcatttttatgatCAGAGCAGAAGATGGAACAGAAGAAACGGCTTTGTATTATTTAGAGGtagatatttattaaaaaaataaaaaaataaacatatagtGTGTAGATGCTTAAATGTAGATATTTCGGGTTTATTTCTATTTAGctatttttcaatttttgttattttataacTTTACACACAAATATgggtaatatatttgtatataaaactaaatttcatttttatttccatgtATGTTTCATATCCTCACGtatattctatattttgGTGTTTTCCTTATCAGATGTGTAATGGAAATAGTGATAGCGCaatcaaattatattatgaaataaatggTGATACATCTTTACGAAATGAAAATAACCAAGTAATGAATGAAATCAATTATGAAGATCAAGCAAATATTGAAggaaaattaaatgatgtAATAAAGAATGAATccaaagaaaaagaaaaggaaaaaaggaaaaaagaaaataatgataatgatgTGGAATATATTAGAGAGCCTGATAAACATTTTAGTCAAGCTTTAATTAATGATATggataatttaaattttgtgcattttaatgatagaaataaaaatataaaaaaaacaaaaatagaATTAGGGGATACAATTGGTAAACTTTTTTCTTTACCTgagtttttaatttgtcCTTTATCATTAGAAGAGGtaagaaaaaaatcgaaaatcgaaaataaatatattatagtaaatatacaaaattcGGAATTTGAATCATTAAAACTAAATAGAGATATATGGAATAATGAAACGATtcaagaaataataaaagattcatttattttttggcAAAGAGATGAGCATGATCAAGAtgcaataatatttatgaacaCGTATAAGGTAAagacgaaaaaaaaaatacccaatttttcaaaatattgttaattttaaaatatctaTAAATAGAAACTAATATATACAGTTATGTCCTTGTTTATGATGTAactttttttgattttccTCAACACAGATAACAAAC
Proteins encoded in this region:
- a CDS encoding thioredoxin-like protein, putative: MISKSEIDKFLLTIEDGTEETALYYLEMCNGNSDSAIKLYYEINGDTSLRNENNQVMNEINYEDQANIEGKLNDVIKNESKEKEKEKRKKENNDNDVEYIREPDKHFSQALINDMDNLNFVHFNDRNKNIKKTKIELGDTIGKLFSLPEFLICPLSLEEVRKKSKIENKYIIVNIQNSEFESLKLNRDIWNNETIQEIIKDSFIFWQRDEHDQDAIIFMNTYKITNLPCICVLCKRTGRKLKIWNAKTFDDPICAQSQLYELIEAVETKPNNNYSSINDKNKNVELKNKLVKTDYEKVNNSLSNNINKTCKTEKDITNCVTYSQPDISQKNTGIVKINTTEQLKEYSTINNELLELHKFRMQRTQRK